A stretch of Mustela nigripes isolate SB6536 chromosome 6, MUSNIG.SB6536, whole genome shotgun sequence DNA encodes these proteins:
- the CNOT2 gene encoding CCR4-NOT transcription complex subunit 2 isoform X4: protein MRGMSNNTPQLNRSLSQGTQLPSHVTPTTGVPTMSLHTPPSPSRGILPMNPRNMMNHSQVGQGIGIPSRTNSMSSSGLGSPNRSSPSIICMPKQQPSRQPFTVNSMSGFGMNRNQAFGMNNSLSSNIFNGTDGSENVTGLDLSDFPALADRNRREGSGNPTPLINPLAGRAPYVGMVTKPANEQSQDFSIHNEDFPALPGSSYKDPTSSNDDSKSNLNTSGKTTSSTDGPKFPGDKSSTTQNNNQQKKGIQVLPDGRVTNIPQGMVTDQFGMIGLLTFIRAAETDPGMVHLALGSDLTTLGLNLNSPENLYPKFASPWASSPCRPQDIDFHVPSEYLTNIHIRDKLAAIKLGRYGEDLLFYLYYMNGGDVLQLLAAVELFNRDWRYHKEERVWITRAPGMEPTMKTNTYERGTYYFFDCLNWRKVAKEFHLEYDKLEERPHLPSTFNYNPAQQAF from the exons ATGAGGGGGATGAGCAACAATACCCCTCAGTTAAATCGCAGCTTATCACAAGGCACTCAGTTACCGAGCCACGTCACGCCAACAACAGGGGTACCAACAATGTCACTTCACACGCCTCCATCTCCAAGCAG GGGTATTTTGCCTATGAATCCTAGGAATATGATGAACCACTCCCAGGTTGGTCAGGGCATTGGAATTCCTAGCAGGACAAATAGCATGAGCAGTTCAGGGTTAGGTAGCCCCAACAGAAGCTCGCCAAGCATAATATGTATGCCAAAGCAGCAGCCTTCTCGACAGCCTTTTACTGTGAACAG TATGTCTGGATTTGGAATGAACAGGAATCAGGCATTTGGAATGAATAACTCCTTATCAAGtaacatttttaatggaacag ATGGAAGTGAAAATGTGACAGGATTGGACCTTTCAGATTTTCCAGCTTTAGCAGACCgaaacagaagggaaggaagtggTAACCCAACTCCATTAATAAACCCCTTGGCTGGAAGAGCTCCTTATG TTGGAATGGTAACAAAACCAGCAAATGAGCAATCCCAGGACTTCTCAATACACAACGAAGATTTTCCAGCATTACCTGGTTCCAGCTATAAAGATCCAACATCAAGTAATGATGACAGTAAATCT aATTTGAATACATCTGGCAAGACAACTTCAAGTACAGATGGACCCAAATTCCCTGGAGATAAAAGTTCAACAACACAAAATAATAACCAGCAGAAAAAAGGGATCCAGGTGTTACCTGATG GTCGGGTTACTAACATTCCTCAAGGGATGGTGACGGACCAATTTGGAATGATTGGCCTGTTAACATTTATCAGGGCAGCAGAGACGGACCCCGGAATGGTACATCTTGCATTAGGAAGTGACTTAACAACATTAGGCCTCAATCTGAACTCTCCTGA AAATCTCTACCCCAAATTTGCATCACCCTGGGCATCTTCACCTTGTCGACCTCAAGACATAG ACTTCCATGTTCCATCTGAGTACTTAACGAACATTCACATTAGGGATAAG CTGGCTGCAATAAAACTTGGCCGATACGGAGAAGACCTGCTCTTCTATCTCTATTACATGAATGGAGGAGACGTATTACAACTTTTAGCTGCAGTAGAGCT ttttaaCCGTGATTGGAGATACCACAAAGAAGAACGAGTATGGATTACCAGGGCACCAGGCATGGAGCCAACAATGAAAACCAATACATATGAGAGGGGAACATATTACTTCTTTGACTGTCTTAACTGGAGGAAAGTAGCTAAg GAGTTTCATCTGGAATATGACAAATTAGAAGAACGGCCTCACCTGCCATCCACCTTCAACTACAACCCTGCTCAGCAAGCCTTCTAA
- the CNOT2 gene encoding CCR4-NOT transcription complex subunit 2 isoform X3 yields MFGASRKKFVEGVDSDYHDENMYYSQSSMFPHRSEKDMLASPSTSGQLSQFGASLYGQQSALGLPMRGMSNNTPQLNRSLSQGTQLPSHVTPTTGVPTMSLHTPPSPSRGILPMNPRNMMNHSQVGQGIGIPSRTNSMSSSGLGSPNRSSPSIICMPKQQPSRQPFTVNSMSGFGMNRNQAFGMNNSLSSNIFNGTDGSENVTGLDLSDFPALADRNRREGSGNPTPLINPLAGRAPYVGMVTKPANEQSQDFSIHNEDFPALPGSSYKDPTSSNDDSKSNLNTSGKTTSSTDGPKFPGDKSSTTQNNNQQKKGIQVLPDGRVTNIPQGMVTDQFGMIGLLTFIRAAETDPGMVHLALGSDLTTLGLNLNSPENLYPKFASPWASSPCRPQDIDFHVPSEYLTNIHIRDKLAAIKLGRYGEDLLFYLYYMNGGDVLQLLAAVELFNRDWRYHKEERVWITRAPGMEPTMKTNTYERGTYYFFDCLNWRKVAKEFHLEYDKLEERPHLPSTFNYNPAQQAF; encoded by the exons ATGCTGGCATCACCATCTACATCAGGTCAGCTGTCTCAGTTTGGGGCAAGTTTATACGGGCAACAAA gtGCACTAGGCCTTCCAATGAGGGGGATGAGCAACAATACCCCTCAGTTAAATCGCAGCTTATCACAAGGCACTCAGTTACCGAGCCACGTCACGCCAACAACAGGGGTACCAACAATGTCACTTCACACGCCTCCATCTCCAAGCAG GGGTATTTTGCCTATGAATCCTAGGAATATGATGAACCACTCCCAGGTTGGTCAGGGCATTGGAATTCCTAGCAGGACAAATAGCATGAGCAGTTCAGGGTTAGGTAGCCCCAACAGAAGCTCGCCAAGCATAATATGTATGCCAAAGCAGCAGCCTTCTCGACAGCCTTTTACTGTGAACAG TATGTCTGGATTTGGAATGAACAGGAATCAGGCATTTGGAATGAATAACTCCTTATCAAGtaacatttttaatggaacag ATGGAAGTGAAAATGTGACAGGATTGGACCTTTCAGATTTTCCAGCTTTAGCAGACCgaaacagaagggaaggaagtggTAACCCAACTCCATTAATAAACCCCTTGGCTGGAAGAGCTCCTTATG TTGGAATGGTAACAAAACCAGCAAATGAGCAATCCCAGGACTTCTCAATACACAACGAAGATTTTCCAGCATTACCTGGTTCCAGCTATAAAGATCCAACATCAAGTAATGATGACAGTAAATCT aATTTGAATACATCTGGCAAGACAACTTCAAGTACAGATGGACCCAAATTCCCTGGAGATAAAAGTTCAACAACACAAAATAATAACCAGCAGAAAAAAGGGATCCAGGTGTTACCTGATG GTCGGGTTACTAACATTCCTCAAGGGATGGTGACGGACCAATTTGGAATGATTGGCCTGTTAACATTTATCAGGGCAGCAGAGACGGACCCCGGAATGGTACATCTTGCATTAGGAAGTGACTTAACAACATTAGGCCTCAATCTGAACTCTCCTGA AAATCTCTACCCCAAATTTGCATCACCCTGGGCATCTTCACCTTGTCGACCTCAAGACATAG ACTTCCATGTTCCATCTGAGTACTTAACGAACATTCACATTAGGGATAAG CTGGCTGCAATAAAACTTGGCCGATACGGAGAAGACCTGCTCTTCTATCTCTATTACATGAATGGAGGAGACGTATTACAACTTTTAGCTGCAGTAGAGCT ttttaaCCGTGATTGGAGATACCACAAAGAAGAACGAGTATGGATTACCAGGGCACCAGGCATGGAGCCAACAATGAAAACCAATACATATGAGAGGGGAACATATTACTTCTTTGACTGTCTTAACTGGAGGAAAGTAGCTAAg GAGTTTCATCTGGAATATGACAAATTAGAAGAACGGCCTCACCTGCCATCCACCTTCAACTACAACCCTGCTCAGCAAGCCTTCTAA